TTTAATAAATCTTATTTAGAAATAAAATTACTTATGTGGTTTATATTCTTTGGAATAAGCATGGGTATAATGGCAATTGGTTTTGATCATCAGAACTCAGTATTAGATATTATGAGTGATATTATATATGCAAAACCTGAGTTTTATATTATAGGTATACCATTGACTTTTATATTATACCTACTTGTGCATTTGAGTATAGTATATGTAAAGCATATATACAATGAAGGAATTAAACAAGGATTAATAAACAAGAGTATCTTTGGCAAAACAATTCTGAAATGGAGTTATAAAATAAAAGATACAGCTGCATGTATTAGTCAGATAGATACAAGTAAACCGTATCATATGAAAGCGATAATGCTGTTTGGTGCTAATTTAATAGTTCTTTGGATAATAGCTCTATTTGGAGGACTTGGGGTCATTATAGCTATTATCTATACAACATTTATGTTTAAGTACACAATGAAATTTCTAGACTCTATCAAGAAACTCAACGAGCAAAGTAGTGAACTAGCTAATGGAAACTTTAATATAAATATAGATGATGATATAGGAATATTATCTAGTATTGCTAAGAATTTAAACAATATAAAATCTGGATTTAAAGTGGCTGTAGATAAAGAAACTAAGAGTCAAAATATGAAGACAGAGCTTATAACTAATGTGTCTCATGATTTAAAAACTCCTTTAACTTCTATTATAAATTATGTAGATTTATTAAAGGATGAGAATATAACAGACGAGGAAACAAAGAAGTATATAGGTATACTAGATAGTAAGTCAAAGAGATTAAAGGTTTTAATAGAAGATTTATTTGAGGCTAGTAAGGCAAGCAGTGGGAATATAGAACTGAATATAGAAACGCTTGATATAATATCTTTATTTAGACAGACACTTGGGGAAATGGATGAAAAAATTAATACAAGTACATTAGATTTTAAAATAAATATGCCTGATTACAAGGTGTTTTGTGAACTAGATGGAAGAAGAACTTATAGAGTATTTGAAAATATTATAGGAAATATACTCAAATATTCAATGCAAAACTCAAGGGTATATATAGATATAATTGATAGTGATAATAATGTTGAATTAGTATTTAAAAATATATCATCTTATGAAATGAACTTTGATGTGTCTGAGATAACACAAAGATTCACAAGAGGAGATAAATCCAGAAATACCAAAGGATCAGGTCTTGGGCTTAATATAGCGAAGAGTTTGGTAGATATTCAAAACGGAGATATGGATATTGTTGTAGATGGGGATCTATTTAAGTTGACAATAAGCTTTACAAAATCTAAATATATTGAAGAAAATCAATAAATTAACTAATGAATTAAAGGAGGGATATTTTCCTCCTTTAATTCATTTTTAAGCTTTTTAATTATTGTCCTAAATAATAAAGCTTAGGTGTAGACTGGATAGGATAATGCTAATTTTCTGGTTTTATATTATAATATTTTTAATGGGATAGATTACCAAATGGATATTAGGGTATGAAGTATAATACGAAATATAAAAATAAAAAAAGGGGATATTTGGGATATGCTTGATTTTTTAAGGGAACATGGAGTAGAAGAAAAATTGATACAAGATGTTATTTACTTTAGAAATTATTATAAAGTTAACGAAAGTGTAAAAGATAGAATTCCTAAGCCAAAAAACTTATTTTATGGTAAAGAGATATGGTCTATGTGTATAGCAGCTATTCTAGAAGATGAAAATATACTTCTATGTGGTCCAAAAGCAACGGGCAAAAATCTTTTAGCTGATAATCTTTGCAATGTATTTAAAAGACCTCAATGGAACGTATCATTTCATGCTAATACAGATAGTTCAACTTTAATAGGTACAGATACATTTATAAATAATGAAGTACAAATTAGAAAAGGGGCTGTATATGAGTGCGCTATTAATGGAGGTTTTGGAATATTTGATGAAATAAATATGGCTAAAAATGATGCAATAGTAGTTCTACATTCGGCTCTTGATTATAGAAAAATTATAGATGTTCCAGGATATGAAAAAATACAGCTTCATGAAGCTACAAGGTTTATAGGGACAATGAATTATGAATATGCAGGAACTAAGGATCTTAATGAAGCACTGGTTTCAAGGTTTATGGTTATAGATATACCTCAAATAAAAGAAGACACACTTATGAATATATTAAAACTAGAATTTGAAGAAGCTGATAATGAAAAATTAAGTCAATTTGCAGGAGTATTTTTAGATTTACAAACTAAATCGCAGAATTCTGAAATATCTACTAAAGCTGTGGATTTAAGAGGTATAATATCGAGTCTTAAAACTATAAAAAGAGGATTAAAACCGATAATGGCAATAAAAATGGGTATTACAGGAAAAACATTTGATCAATATGAAAAGGAAATCGTTAACGATGTAATTAAAACTAGGATATTACAAAAGTGGGAATCAAAAGATATTTTTCCTTCTATTTAAAGGGGTATTATTATGTATAATGATTATGATTTTGAGAATAGATTAAAAAATATTATGTGGACTATATGTGGAAATTATGATCAAAATTTAGAAAGCTTTGAAGAATTCTCTAACAAATCTAAGAATATAGCTATTTATTATGCTGCTAAACTAGGTGCGAGAAGAAAATACATAGATTGGAATATGATAAAAGCTTATATAAACCATAAGTTAAAAAATGGTGTAGATAAAGATACTATAATTCCTCTTGTAGAAATTTGTTCTGATATTAT
The window above is part of the Tepidibacter aestuarii genome. Proteins encoded here:
- a CDS encoding sensor histidine kinase — encoded protein: MDTNLKNNKFKQSTLSTIIVILILSIISVGIYTPIKNKMIGSKNYVQEYIKSEDFMYTLERLTDYLISSKLGEQTGWYGRYESVENIKYYITDNNKTLNISNIEDESVQDQIENSQFYINIVTDENGNIVTKYSSNKAFKLSGFVSKYNLENENKINYANLDFKYFIPKKLNYNNDLLIRNMNEYNVIPYIKLLITILLIGILLVIIRASIVPYSKQSQIGICRLFNKSYLEIKLLMWFIFFGISMGIMAIGFDHQNSVLDIMSDIIYAKPEFYIIGIPLTFILYLLVHLSIVYVKHIYNEGIKQGLINKSIFGKTILKWSYKIKDTAACISQIDTSKPYHMKAIMLFGANLIVLWIIALFGGLGVIIAIIYTTFMFKYTMKFLDSIKKLNEQSSELANGNFNINIDDDIGILSSIAKNLNNIKSGFKVAVDKETKSQNMKTELITNVSHDLKTPLTSIINYVDLLKDENITDEETKKYIGILDSKSKRLKVLIEDLFEASKASSGNIELNIETLDIISLFRQTLGEMDEKINTSTLDFKINMPDYKVFCELDGRRTYRVFENIIGNILKYSMQNSRVYIDIIDSDNNVELVFKNISSYEMNFDVSEITQRFTRGDKSRNTKGSGLGLNIAKSLVDIQNGDMDIVVDGDLFKLTISFTKSKYIEENQ
- a CDS encoding AAA family ATPase, which translates into the protein MLDFLREHGVEEKLIQDVIYFRNYYKVNESVKDRIPKPKNLFYGKEIWSMCIAAILEDENILLCGPKATGKNLLADNLCNVFKRPQWNVSFHANTDSSTLIGTDTFINNEVQIRKGAVYECAINGGFGIFDEINMAKNDAIVVLHSALDYRKIIDVPGYEKIQLHEATRFIGTMNYEYAGTKDLNEALVSRFMVIDIPQIKEDTLMNILKLEFEEADNEKLSQFAGVFLDLQTKSQNSEISTKAVDLRGIISSLKTIKRGLKPIMAIKMGITGKTFDQYEKEIVNDVIKTRILQKWESKDIFPSI